One Rutidosis leptorrhynchoides isolate AG116_Rl617_1_P2 unplaced genomic scaffold, CSIRO_AGI_Rlap_v1 contig600, whole genome shotgun sequence DNA window includes the following coding sequences:
- the LOC139884789 gene encoding uncharacterized protein produces MASLTWGSALRISLLILLAGAVLFACYTLPVEQILKDFLVWVEKDLGPWGPLVLAAAYIPLTVLAVPASVLTLGGGYLFGLPVAVVADSIGATVGAGAAFLLGRTIGKPFVVSRLKDYPKFRSVAIAINKSGFKIVLLLRLVPLLPFNIMNYLLSVTPVPVGEYMLASWIGMMPITITLVYVGTTLKDLSDVTHGWGEISKTRLTFLLLGLVISVILIICVTRVAKTALDKALAENEEIDVLESSPELLCVVEPSEDINQPLLIKIDSSEDDHAK; encoded by the exons ATGGCTTCTTTAACATGGGGCTCTGCGCTTAGGATATCGCTCCTCATCCTCCTCGCTGGAGCTGTTCTATTTGCGTGTTATACACTTCCTGTTGAACAG ATTTTGAAGGACTTTTTGGTATGGGTTGAAAAGGATCTCGGGCCTTGGGGACCCCTTGTATT AGCTGCAGCATACATTCCTCTGACAGTTTTAGCGGTTCCAGCATCAGTGCTAACT CTTGGTGGGGGTTATCTCTTTGGGTTGCCAGTGGCCGTTGTTGCTGATTCCATTGGAGCAACTGTTGGAGCAGGGGCAGCATTCCTTCTTGGCAGAACA ATTGGAAAACCATTTGTTGTTTCCAGGCTGAAAGATTACCCAAAATTCCGTTCAGTTGCCATCGCTATTAACAAATCTGGATTTAAG ATTGTTTTGCTGCTTCGGCTAGTACCATTGCTGCCATTTAATATTATGAACTACCTCCTGTCTGTAACTCCTGTTCCAGTGGGGGAATACATGTTGGCTTCTTGGATAGGAATGATG CCAATAACAATCACATTAGTTTATGTGGGGACAACACTCAAGGATCTTTCTGATGTCACTCATGGATGGGGTGAAATTTCAAAAACACGCTTG ACATTTCTCCTTCTCGGTCTTGTTATATCTG TGATCTTAATAATCTGTGTTACCAGAGTTGCCAAGACTGCTTTGGACAAGGCTTTGGCTGAAAACGAGGAGATAGACGTGCTTGAATCCTCACCGGAGCTACTCTGCGTGGTTGAACCCTCTGAGGATATCAACCAGCCTTTGTTAATCAAGATAGACTCCTCCGAAGACGATCATGCAAAATGA